The nucleotide window CCCATAAGTATAAAAGATTCAGTAAGGATTATGCCCGATTTAATAAGAGACATTTTAGACTATGCTTTAGCTCAGAGGGGAGTGAAGAGAGCATTTGACATAATAGGTGCTAACGAAGACATGGACCTGGCAATGTCTTTTATGAACGGAGAATATCGACTGGCGATTGTGAATTATGGGAAGAAGCCAATTGATTTAAAAATTTGTCCATTGAATATAGCTTCCGAGAAGTTATATAAATTAATTGACCTTAGAACTGGAAAAATAATATCCCAGAAGTCAGGAAAAAACTTTGCTGAGATAAAGATAAGAATCAGAGCAATTGACTTTGTAGCTATAAAACTATCAGCAAAATAAGACTTGAGTTCCATAGTGCCTTTCTTTCCATCCTTGACATGGTTCACCTTTAATGCTCCCTTATAGTTTGGATCGTAGTATGTGTTACCAAGAAAAAGAATCAGGATTGACCCAAGATTTGATTCAAATACCCTTCTATCTGAGACCTCTATTCCGCAAGGGAAGATGGTTTTCAGAAAATGACTTCTCCAACAACAAGATTATGTCATGGGAGAAAATGATTTCCCTGTCACCCCTGCCCATACACCTCCTTCTATCGGTCTCTCTTTTGCACGATTCTTTTCTAAGAGCATAGGTTTTGAATTGGACTTTAGATGTATTTTGAGTTAAAGCTTACTTTACCGGGATTCTATTTTTCTTCATCAATGATTTAGGAATTAAAGTTGAGTCACGCTATATCTTTATTCCCAAATCAAATGACCACCCAGCAATGAATAGCTTTAATATTTGCATCGGTGGATTCAAGAGATTCTGAGGGTTGAATGTACGATATGCAGGTCAATCCTCTGGGTTGATGCAAAAAGCAAAATTATTATCAAGCATGAGAAAAATAAAACAAAAAAGACTCATTCAATCGAAGAACTTCTACAGAAAGAGATGAGTCGAGTTGAAGGATTTGACAGAAAATTTTAAGCCTCAGCAGAGCTTGAGAAAGAGAAAAAGAAGGTGGTTGAGGAAAAATCTAAAAAAGCAATTTCAAAAAAAGAAGAAGAGGAGGAGTCTTGAATAAAAAAGATCATCTACTTTGATCCATACATTAAATTTAGAAATCAAAATTAACCAAAAATATAATTGCATTTAAAAATTTAATTTGTAATAATCACCTTTCTTAGCCTTTTAAACAAATCCATATGAGTTGAGGATTATAATGGAACAAAATAAAAAATTCAGAAAATCTACTCCATTCCCCTTAACCTTCTGGACAGCTAATACCATTGAGCTTTTTGAGAGGGCAGCTTATTATTCTGTCGCCTCCTTTGTTGTTATTTATCTTAATGAAGTTCTCGGTATGAAACCAACATTTTCAACTTTTTTGAATGGTTCTGTACTGTGGGGCTTAATTTATTTTCTTCCAATTTTATCCGGTGCTGTTGCTGACCATTTAGGATTTAAACGAACTTTAACTGCTGCGCTTGTGCTGATGTTATTTGGATATTTGATAATGGGCACTCTGCCCCGGTTCTGGCCATTTTTGCTTGCAGCATCAAGAGATGAGAAATTAAACTTTACAATTCCTGTAGTGATTGGCATTGTCCTGATAGGAATTGGCGGCTCAGTTGTCAAGCCATGCATTTCAGGGACAGTGCAAAAAACAGCAGGATTGCGAGCAACTCTTGGTTTTGGAATATTCTACATGATTATCAACATTGGCTCTATCTTAGGGCGAACCATCTCCTACTTTATCCGAACAAACTTTGGAATTCCCTCAATCTTTTCTTTCGCAGCATTTCCTTTTATCCTTCTTGGTTTTTTCATAGTAATATTCCTTTATCATGAACCTAAATATTCTTCAGGAGAAATCATACAGAAACGGTCGCTTTCTCAGGCAATTCTTGGGATCTTCACTGTCCTCGGAAATCTTCGATTCGTGTTTTTCCTTATCGTTATAGGAGGCTTCTGGTTTATCTATATTCAGATTTATAACCTGATCCCCCTTTATCTGCGCTTCATGGATAGAAATGCGCCTGTAGAACTCTACACATTAGTAAATCCTGTAATGATTGTTTGTTTTCAGTTACTTGTAACTAAACTTGTGAAAAAATGGAGGCCAGTTAAATCCATAATGGCTGGAGTTCTTGTTACTACTGCTGGAATCAGCCTTAATATTATTCCAGCGCTGACAGGAGTTCTATCAAAAACAATAAATTTTGGCCCCATTTTTGTTCCGGTTGCAGGGCTTTTCATCATCTTAGCCATTGCTTCTATAGCTGTTGGTGAGATGATAGCATCACCGAGAATATACGAATACATTGGTTCGATAGCTCCAAAAGGCCAGGAGGGTCTGTTTTTGGGTTATGCAAACCTTCCAATTGCAATTGGTACAATTGTAGGGGCGCCAATTGGAGGGATGATTTTTGAAAGATTCATAGCTTTTCCTTCAAAGATAGGAAACCCTCCTTCTACTCCAGTGATGTGGATGATTGTAGCATTCACAGGATTAGGGTCAGCCCTTGGAATTTTTATCTATGACAGGCTTGTAACCCGCACTAAAAAATAAAGATTTGAAGAAAAAAATTGCCCCAAAAATTAAATGGATAATCAAACCAACAAGGCCAAACTCTCCATCATAAATGGTTTTATCTTCTCCTCTAATTAAACCATATCCATTTACAGGGCCAAATAGATAATAATCCATAGTATCCCATATTCCATGACCTAATGCTGGAGGTATTAAATTGAACTCTTTTGTATAATAATATCCAAATAAAAAACCTCTTATGCAAACATTGAAAGAGTAAATGATGGCTTCTAAAGTGTTTAGAAAGGGATTCAATAAACCAAAGGGTAAATGCCATAATCCATAAACTATAGAAGATAATACTATCGCCTTTAAAATCCTCTTAGATTTAAGCTTATCAATAAGATAGCCCCTGAAAGCTAATTCTTCTGTAAATAAAGCAAGAAATGAAGTCAAAAAGAAAGAAGAAATAACTTTTAGCATTAACTCAAAAAAAATCTCTTTAGAAAGAGAACTTGCTAAATAGGTCAATTTAAAAATTAAATCTAAAATAATTATTAAAGAAATGAAGATTAAATTAACAAGAAAGCTTTTAAGGCATGTTTTCAACCTTGGCTTAAAAAGACCTAATTCAAAAATTGTTTTTCTATGAAAAAGTGTTTGAAGAATCAAAGCTAAAAATGTAGCAAATAATAAACATGGATATAAATATCCAATTCTCCCCTTTACGACAAAACTATATATAAAATTAAAAACAATCGTCAAAATAGAAAAAAGTATCACTCCCTTCAGTTCTTTGTTCTTTAATTTCTTCAACTTTGTATTTTTTTTAAAATCAATATTTATTCTTTTTCTCTTGTTAAAACCGCCTTGCTTAATAATTATACTCTTTATTTCGTAATTTTCTTAAGAATTATTCAGGAAAAAAATTCATATAATATAGTTGCATAAAAAAATTTAATTTTTGTAAGGTCTCTGAAAAATTAATTTCTTATCAATAAAATAACTTTTTAAAACTTGCTAATTTACATTGTATATATATTAGAGACCTCTTAAAAAGCTCCAGATGCAAGGCGCAGTGAAGCTTTGAGCGGAGGCGTACTTCCTGTACGTTGGAGCGATAAAGCTGAGACTGCAACGCAGCAGATGGACTTTTTCAGAGGTCTCTTTGTAAGTTATAAAGAAAGCTCTGTACTATAAAATATTCGGAACATTTTTCTTTTCTAAGCGTATAAAAAACAAGGAGGGATTGTTAGATGAAAAGATTAATTTTAAGTATCTTTTTTCTGATATCGTTATGTTGGTTGATCCTTTATACTCAGCCAAAA belongs to Acidobacteriota bacterium and includes:
- a CDS encoding MFS transporter, yielding MEQNKKFRKSTPFPLTFWTANTIELFERAAYYSVASFVVIYLNEVLGMKPTFSTFLNGSVLWGLIYFLPILSGAVADHLGFKRTLTAALVLMLFGYLIMGTLPRFWPFLLAASRDEKLNFTIPVVIGIVLIGIGGSVVKPCISGTVQKTAGLRATLGFGIFYMIINIGSILGRTISYFIRTNFGIPSIFSFAAFPFILLGFFIVIFLYHEPKYSSGEIIQKRSLSQAILGIFTVLGNLRFVFFLIVIGGFWFIYIQIYNLIPLYLRFMDRNAPVELYTLVNPVMIVCFQLLVTKLVKKWRPVKSIMAGVLVTTAGISLNIIPALTGVLSKTINFGPIFVPVAGLFIILAIASIAVGEMIASPRIYEYIGSIAPKGQEGLFLGYANLPIAIGTIVGAPIGGMIFERFIAFPSKIGNPPSTPVMWMIVAFTGLGSALGIFIYDRLVTRTKK
- a CDS encoding CPBP family intramembrane glutamic endopeptidase, with translation MKKLKNKELKGVILFSILTIVFNFIYSFVVKGRIGYLYPCLLFATFLALILQTLFHRKTIFELGLFKPRLKTCLKSFLVNLIFISLIIILDLIFKLTYLASSLSKEIFFELMLKVISSFFLTSFLALFTEELAFRGYLIDKLKSKRILKAIVLSSIVYGLWHLPFGLLNPFLNTLEAIIYSFNVCIRGFLFGYYYTKEFNLIPPALGHGIWDTMDYYLFGPVNGYGLIRGEDKTIYDGEFGLVGLIIHLIFGAIFFFKSLFFSAGYKPVIDKNSKG